One stretch of Cedecea neteri DNA includes these proteins:
- the xthA gene encoding exodeoxyribonuclease III, giving the protein MKFVSFNINGLRARPHQLEAIVEQHQPDVIGLQETKVHDDMFPLEDVAKLGYHVFYHGQKGHYGVALLTKEKPITVRKGFPGDDEDAQRRIIMAEIPSEFGNLTVINGYFPQGESRDHETKFPAKTKFYQDLQDFLQGELRPENPVLIMGDMNISPTDLDIGIGEENRKRWLRTGKCSFLPEEREWMARLLGWGLVDTWRHANPEAQDKFSWFDYRSKGFDDNRGLRIDLLLASQGLAPHCVATGIDYEIRGMEKPSDHAPVWAQFKR; this is encoded by the coding sequence ATGAAATTTGTCTCTTTTAATATCAACGGCCTGCGCGCCCGTCCTCACCAGCTGGAAGCCATCGTAGAACAGCATCAGCCGGACGTTATCGGTCTGCAGGAAACCAAAGTGCATGACGATATGTTCCCGCTCGAAGATGTGGCGAAACTCGGCTATCACGTGTTTTATCACGGCCAGAAGGGCCACTACGGCGTGGCGCTGCTGACCAAAGAGAAGCCGATTACGGTACGTAAGGGCTTCCCTGGCGACGACGAAGACGCCCAGCGCCGCATTATCATGGCGGAAATCCCTTCGGAGTTCGGCAACCTCACGGTGATCAACGGCTACTTCCCGCAGGGCGAAAGCCGCGATCATGAAACCAAGTTCCCGGCTAAAACCAAGTTTTACCAGGATCTGCAGGACTTCCTGCAGGGTGAGCTGCGCCCGGAAAACCCGGTACTGATCATGGGTGACATGAACATCAGCCCGACCGATCTGGACATCGGCATTGGGGAAGAAAACCGCAAGCGCTGGCTGCGTACCGGGAAATGCTCGTTCCTGCCGGAAGAGCGCGAATGGATGGCTCGCCTGCTCGGCTGGGGCCTGGTAGACACCTGGCGCCACGCCAACCCTGAAGCGCAGGACAAATTCTCGTGGTTTGACTACCGTTCAAAAGGCTTCGACGATAACCGCGGCCTGCGTATAGATCTGCTGCTGGCAAGCCAGGGGCTGGCGCCGCACTGCGTGGCAACAGGGATCGACTATGAGATCCGCGGCATGGAAAAACCGTCCGACCACGCACCTGTTTGGGCGCAGTTTAAGCGCTAA
- a CDS encoding rhodanese-like domain-containing protein, which produces MKRVSPLTTALLLAGLSHATFAAAMPAEMNLSSVKAENGVVIDTRPSAFYNGWPQAVNTVGGHEPAALNLSASWLTLMSDEQLGEWAKQHQLNKTGLIALYGDDAQAVKTRLEKLGFTQVSMLKDGLQDPSRLQKLAHFEQLVYPQWIHDLQNKKPVTAAPAGDWKVIEAGWGAPKKYLLSHIPGAGYINTEEVESEPLWNKVSDDKLKAMLAKHGIRHDTTVILYGRDVYAAARVAAIMLYAGVKDVRLLDGGWATWSASELPVERGLPPQPAPADDFGATIPGQPQLMLDMEQARALLHRKDASLVSIRSWPEFIGTTSGYSYIKPKGEIAGARWGHAGSDSTHMEDFHNPDGTMRTGDDIAAMWKSWNITPDQQVAFYCGTGWRASETLMYARAMGWKNVGLYDGGWYEWSADPKNPVVSGERKPN; this is translated from the coding sequence ATGAAACGTGTTTCTCCGTTAACCACCGCCCTGCTGCTTGCCGGGCTGTCCCATGCCACCTTTGCCGCCGCGATGCCTGCTGAAATGAACCTTTCTAGCGTAAAAGCCGAAAATGGCGTGGTGATCGACACCCGTCCGAGCGCGTTTTACAACGGCTGGCCGCAGGCCGTGAACACCGTCGGCGGCCATGAACCCGCCGCGCTGAACCTTTCTGCCTCGTGGCTGACGCTGATGAGCGACGAGCAGCTTGGCGAGTGGGCTAAACAACATCAATTAAATAAAACCGGGCTGATTGCGCTCTACGGCGACGACGCTCAGGCCGTTAAGACTCGTTTAGAAAAGCTGGGCTTTACTCAGGTTTCAATGCTGAAAGACGGGCTGCAGGATCCTTCCCGTCTACAGAAACTGGCGCATTTTGAGCAGCTGGTTTACCCGCAGTGGATCCACGATTTACAGAATAAAAAGCCGGTTACCGCCGCGCCTGCCGGCGACTGGAAGGTCATCGAAGCCGGCTGGGGCGCGCCGAAGAAATATCTTCTCAGCCACATTCCCGGCGCGGGCTACATCAACACCGAAGAAGTTGAAAGCGAGCCGCTGTGGAATAAAGTGTCCGACGACAAGCTGAAAGCCATGCTGGCGAAGCACGGCATCCGGCACGATACTACGGTCATTTTGTATGGTCGTGACGTCTATGCTGCGGCACGTGTGGCGGCGATTATGCTGTATGCCGGAGTGAAAGATGTACGCCTGCTGGACGGCGGCTGGGCAACCTGGAGCGCGTCTGAGCTGCCCGTGGAGCGTGGCCTGCCGCCACAGCCTGCTCCGGCTGACGATTTTGGCGCAACAATTCCCGGCCAGCCGCAGCTGATGCTGGACATGGAACAGGCGCGCGCGCTGCTGCACCGCAAAGATGCCTCTCTGGTCAGCATTCGTTCCTGGCCAGAGTTTATCGGCACCACCAGCGGCTACAGCTACATCAAGCCCAAAGGCGAAATTGCGGGCGCTCGCTGGGGCCACGCGGGATCTGACTCCACGCATATGGAAGACTTCCACAACCCGGACGGCACCATGCGCACCGGGGACGATATCGCCGCCATGTGGAAAAGCTGGAATATCACTCCCGATCAGCAGGTTGCCTTTTACTGCGGCACAGGCTGGCGCGCCTCAGAAACGCTGATGTATGCGCGGGCCATGGGCTGGAAGAACGTCGGCCTGTACGACGGCGGCTGGTATGAATGGAGCGCCGATCCGAAGAACCCTGTGGTGAGCGGCGAGCGCAAGCCAAACTGA
- a CDS encoding ABC transporter permease — MSRSFALAGWLAAGLVFIPVLPGLALMIPPLLSGETWLALWQDSQWPEALLATLVSTLISAGGALLLTLIIICGLFPGERWQRYLRRLPLLLALPHVAFASGFFFLFSDSGWLARLLNLSLPPDSYGVALGIMLALKEAWFLLWFSAAQLPGERLSQQLTLARTLGYGELQSRLFVLVPQLLPRLGWALVAIVAYSLSVVDAALILGPGNPPTFAVLAWQWLTDSDISRQHMGLAASGVLLLMLGGIVIGGRVTWKLIEPRSIKFSGKRHQLSIIFMGEGISRALSLLALAAILMLAIWSFAEGWFYPALLPENFTLSGWRQAELAPLWTGLIAGLISAFLALPIVLLWLQGCPRRYDGWLFLPLLLPALPLAAGQYQLLLRLELEGTWLVLIWSHLLWVVPYTLLILKPAWQQIDPRLVLMAQTFGWSSGKILCLTKVPLLVRPLLAAMAVGFSVSIAQYLPTLYAGAGRFTTVTTEAVALSSGGDPPQFALQALLQTLLPMGMFIITTWLSRLAGAYRKGLC; from the coding sequence ATGAGCCGCAGCTTTGCGCTTGCCGGATGGCTGGCGGCAGGCCTGGTGTTTATCCCCGTGCTGCCGGGGCTCGCCCTGATGATTCCGCCCTTATTGAGCGGAGAAACCTGGCTTGCCCTCTGGCAGGACTCGCAGTGGCCCGAAGCCTTACTTGCCACGCTGGTATCAACCCTTATCAGCGCCGGCGGCGCATTGCTGCTGACGTTGATAATTATCTGCGGCCTGTTTCCCGGCGAGCGCTGGCAGCGCTATCTTCGGCGTCTGCCGCTGCTGCTGGCTCTGCCGCACGTCGCCTTTGCCAGCGGCTTTTTCTTTCTATTTTCAGACAGCGGCTGGCTGGCTCGCCTGCTTAACCTCTCGCTGCCGCCGGATAGCTACGGCGTAGCCCTCGGGATTATGCTGGCGTTGAAGGAAGCCTGGTTCTTGCTGTGGTTCTCGGCCGCGCAGCTGCCAGGCGAACGGCTGAGCCAACAGCTAACGCTCGCCAGAACGCTCGGCTACGGCGAGCTTCAATCTCGCCTGTTTGTGCTCGTGCCGCAGCTTCTGCCTCGCCTGGGCTGGGCGCTGGTGGCGATAGTTGCCTACAGCCTGTCCGTGGTGGACGCCGCGCTGATACTGGGCCCCGGTAACCCACCAACGTTTGCCGTGCTGGCCTGGCAGTGGCTAACCGACAGCGATATCTCCCGCCAGCACATGGGGCTTGCCGCGTCCGGCGTCTTGTTGCTGATGCTCGGAGGCATTGTTATTGGCGGGCGTGTAACGTGGAAACTGATCGAGCCGCGCAGCATAAAATTTTCAGGCAAACGTCATCAACTGAGCATTATCTTTATGGGCGAAGGGATAAGCCGCGCGCTCTCACTGCTTGCTCTCGCGGCTATCCTGATGCTCGCCATCTGGTCCTTCGCTGAAGGCTGGTTCTATCCCGCCCTGCTTCCGGAGAACTTTACCCTTAGCGGCTGGCGGCAGGCAGAACTTGCGCCGCTTTGGACAGGCCTTATTGCGGGGCTTATCAGCGCCTTTCTCGCGCTGCCCATTGTGCTGCTTTGGCTGCAGGGCTGCCCTCGCCGCTACGATGGCTGGCTTTTTCTTCCGCTTTTGCTTCCCGCGCTGCCGCTGGCCGCCGGGCAGTATCAGCTGCTGCTCAGGCTGGAGCTGGAAGGGACATGGCTCGTGCTTATCTGGAGCCATCTTTTATGGGTCGTGCCCTACACGCTGCTGATCCTGAAGCCCGCCTGGCAGCAAATCGATCCGCGCCTGGTGCTCATGGCGCAAACTTTCGGCTGGTCGTCTGGAAAAATTCTCTGCCTCACCAAAGTCCCACTGCTTGTGCGCCCGCTGCTGGCGGCGATGGCGGTTGGTTTTTCGGTGAGCATTGCGCAATATTTACCTACGCTTTATGCCGGAGCGGGCCGCTTTACGACCGTGACCACGGAAGCCGTAGCGCTCAGCAGCGGCGGGGATCCGCCACAGTTTGCCCTCCAGGCGCTGCTGCAAACGCTGCTGCCGATGGGGATGTTTATCATCACGACCTGGCTTAGCCGCCTGGCCGGTGCCTACAGAAAAGGATTATGTTAA
- a CDS encoding TVP38/TMEM64 family protein yields the protein MRKIIFALLVIAVALFLFLLPPGTLSLQALQHSQAQLVHWHAQHPMLAAGAFFFCYFLTAAFSIPGATLLTLLGGAMFGLVQGTLLVAVAATGGATVAMLISRYLLRDWVQRRFSRMMEKVNQGVQRDGGHYLFALRLAPVFPFVLVNLLMGLTPMGVVRYAVISLLGMLPAIVVYINTGRQLSQLQSLSDILSPGMMLMFALLGLLPLASRWLVRLTAK from the coding sequence GTGCGTAAGATAATCTTCGCCCTGCTGGTGATAGCCGTGGCGCTCTTTCTTTTCCTGCTGCCACCGGGAACCCTGAGCCTGCAGGCGCTTCAGCATTCTCAGGCACAGCTTGTTCACTGGCACGCACAGCATCCCATGTTGGCGGCAGGCGCTTTTTTCTTCTGCTATTTTCTTACTGCGGCTTTTTCCATTCCGGGTGCCACATTGCTGACGCTGTTGGGCGGCGCGATGTTTGGTCTTGTGCAGGGCACGCTGCTGGTTGCTGTCGCTGCCACCGGAGGCGCCACTGTGGCCATGCTCATCAGCCGTTATCTGCTTCGGGACTGGGTGCAGCGCCGCTTCTCGCGCATGATGGAGAAGGTGAACCAGGGCGTACAGCGAGACGGCGGTCATTACCTTTTTGCCCTGCGGCTCGCGCCGGTCTTCCCGTTCGTGCTGGTGAATTTATTAATGGGGCTGACGCCGATGGGCGTGGTTCGCTATGCCGTAATTAGCCTGTTGGGCATGCTGCCCGCCATCGTGGTGTACATCAACACCGGCAGGCAGTTGAGCCAGCTGCAAAGCCTGAGCGATATTCTCTCGCCCGGCATGATGCTGATGTTTGCCCTGCTGGGGCTGCTGCCGCTGGCCTCGCGCTGGCTGGTCAGGCTCACCGCTAAATAA
- a CDS encoding carboxymuconolactone decarboxylase family protein yields the protein METKRAPWIAPLKTLPKSLRPIVAMQEKHFGAVLNPTRWWGRLPYLFWLVALFVGFLERRRAKIDPVTRSLVMTRVSQQCSCEFCIDANSLRLAERSGSMAKVLAVANWRSEPGFSEKEQAALAYAEAMTATPPRVSDELKQTLKQHFDDQAMTELTALIAFQNLSARFNAALDIPSQGLCPTNGKK from the coding sequence ATGGAAACGAAACGCGCGCCCTGGATTGCGCCTTTGAAAACTTTGCCCAAAAGCCTGCGTCCGATTGTGGCGATGCAGGAAAAGCATTTTGGCGCTGTGCTGAACCCGACCCGCTGGTGGGGCAGGCTGCCCTATTTATTCTGGCTGGTGGCGCTATTTGTCGGTTTTCTGGAAAGACGTCGGGCAAAAATCGACCCGGTAACCCGCTCGCTGGTGATGACCAGGGTGTCGCAGCAGTGCAGCTGTGAATTTTGTATCGACGCGAACAGCCTGCGCCTGGCTGAACGCAGCGGGTCGATGGCGAAAGTTCTGGCGGTAGCCAACTGGCGCAGCGAACCGGGTTTCAGTGAGAAAGAGCAGGCCGCGCTGGCCTACGCCGAAGCGATGACCGCCACGCCGCCGCGGGTATCTGACGAACTCAAACAGACGCTTAAGCAGCATTTCGACGACCAGGCGATGACCGAGCTTACCGCCCTGATTGCTTTTCAAAATCTTTCTGCCCGCTTTAACGCCGCGCTGGATATCCCCTCCCAGGGGCTGTGCCCGACGAACGGGAAAAAATAA
- a CDS encoding organic hydroperoxide resistance protein yields MTARLEKVLYTAHTTTVGARGGHGRSDDGSLDVQLSTPGSGKPGTNPEQLFAVGYSACFMGAIGLAGKKLAIRVPKETAVEASVSLGKVDNDSHFALAVTLNVKLPGISEAQRETLLAAAHATCPYSRAITGNIEVTLLSQG; encoded by the coding sequence ATGACCGCCAGACTCGAAAAAGTGCTGTATACCGCCCATACCACCACCGTTGGTGCCCGCGGCGGGCACGGGCGTTCGGACGACGGCAGCCTGGACGTGCAGCTCAGCACGCCGGGCTCCGGGAAACCAGGCACCAACCCGGAGCAGCTTTTTGCCGTCGGCTATTCGGCCTGTTTTATGGGCGCGATAGGTCTGGCGGGGAAAAAACTGGCGATCCGTGTGCCGAAGGAGACCGCTGTCGAGGCCAGCGTCTCGCTGGGTAAAGTGGATAACGACAGCCACTTTGCTCTCGCCGTCACGCTCAACGTTAAGCTGCCGGGGATAAGCGAAGCCCAGCGCGAAACTTTACTGGCAGCGGCCCATGCAACCTGCCCCTATTCGCGGGCGATTACCGGCAATATCGAGGTGACGTTGCTTTCGCAAGGGTAA
- a CDS encoding TVP38/TMEM64 family protein produces the protein MRKILFLLLATLVISLLVLLPPGTLSLATLQKYHAQLSLWHAERPLQVMGAFFIGYFLISALSIPGTRIMTLMGGALFGLIEGTVLVATAAASGATVAMLLSRYLLHDWVQRRFAARMAKINESIKNNITQCLFALRLVPVLPFSIINLLMGLTSISTLRFAVITLLGLLPSIVLYISTGRQLSQIESLRDIISPAMLLLFALIGLLPLVSHWLIKRARLKN, from the coding sequence ATGCGTAAGATCCTGTTTTTGCTGCTGGCCACGCTGGTCATCTCGCTGTTAGTCCTGCTGCCGCCGGGCACCCTTAGCCTGGCGACGCTGCAGAAATACCATGCCCAGCTCTCGCTCTGGCACGCCGAGCGCCCGCTGCAGGTAATGGGGGCTTTTTTCATCGGCTATTTCCTGATTTCCGCCCTTTCTATTCCCGGCACGCGCATCATGACGCTGATGGGCGGCGCGCTGTTTGGGCTGATTGAAGGCACCGTTCTGGTCGCTACCGCGGCCGCCAGTGGCGCAACTGTGGCGATGCTGCTCAGCCGCTATCTGCTGCACGACTGGGTGCAGCGGCGCTTTGCCGCGAGAATGGCGAAGATTAACGAAAGCATTAAGAACAATATTACGCAGTGCCTGTTTGCCCTGCGCCTTGTGCCCGTATTGCCCTTCTCCATCATCAACCTGCTAATGGGCCTGACGTCCATTTCCACCCTTCGTTTTGCGGTGATAACGCTACTCGGCCTGCTGCCGTCCATCGTGCTGTACATCAGCACCGGCCGCCAGCTTAGCCAGATAGAAAGCCTGCGGGACATTATTTCTCCCGCCATGCTGCTGCTGTTTGCGCTGATTGGCCTGCTGCCGCTGGTTTCCCACTGGCTGATAAAAAGAGCCCGGCTCAAAAACTAA
- a CDS encoding CDP-alcohol phosphatidyltransferase family protein, whose amino-acid sequence MFDSYLHPRIKPALNCLAAALDKPAITPDRLTLAGFALGVLALPFLALQWYSLALVAIVLNRLLDGLDGALARRRGLTDAGGFLDIALDFLFYALVPFGFILADPAQNALAGAWLLFSFIGTGSSFLAFAALAQKHDIANPGYAHKSFYYLGGLTEGTETILLFVLGCLFPGWFAWLAWIFGGLCWLTTLNRIWGGYKTLKRLGKSAD is encoded by the coding sequence ATGTTCGACAGCTATCTTCACCCGCGTATCAAACCCGCTCTTAACTGCCTCGCCGCCGCGCTGGACAAACCTGCCATCACGCCGGATCGCCTGACGCTGGCGGGCTTTGCCCTGGGCGTGCTGGCGCTGCCTTTTTTGGCGCTGCAGTGGTATAGCCTGGCGCTGGTCGCGATTGTGCTTAACCGCCTGCTTGATGGCCTGGACGGCGCGCTGGCAAGGCGAAGAGGGTTAACCGATGCGGGCGGTTTTCTCGATATCGCGCTGGATTTTCTGTTTTACGCCCTCGTGCCGTTTGGTTTTATTCTCGCTGACCCCGCGCAAAATGCGCTCGCCGGCGCGTGGCTGCTGTTTTCGTTTATCGGCACCGGCAGCAGTTTTCTGGCGTTCGCTGCCCTGGCGCAGAAGCACGACATCGCCAACCCGGGCTATGCCCATAAGTCGTTTTACTATCTGGGCGGGCTGACCGAAGGTACCGAGACTATTCTGCTGTTTGTGTTGGGCTGCCTGTTCCCCGGCTGGTTTGCCTGGCTGGCGTGGATCTTCGGCGGGCTGTGCTGGCTGACGACGCTGAACCGCATCTGGGGCGGGTATAAGACGTTAAAACGGCTGGGGAAATCCGCAGATTAA
- a CDS encoding ATP-binding cassette domain-containing protein, whose product MLSVRNCSILRDGKPLLENISFDVPPGGVVTLMGPSGAGKSTFLNWTIGDLPAAFTAGGTLELNQRRLESLPVEQRRIGMLFQDALLFPHLDVGQNLLMAAPANIKGRSQRQRLVAEVLKNAGLANYERRDPATLSGGERARISVLRALVAEPEALLLDEPFSRLDLPLRQNFREFVWQKTHQLGLPVVMVTHDEQDIPAGSQVIWL is encoded by the coding sequence ATGCTCAGCGTGAGGAACTGTTCAATACTGCGCGACGGCAAGCCGCTGCTGGAAAATATCAGCTTCGACGTTCCGCCCGGAGGCGTAGTGACGCTGATGGGGCCATCTGGCGCGGGAAAATCAACATTTTTGAACTGGACGATCGGTGATTTGCCGGCAGCGTTCACCGCAGGCGGAACGCTGGAGCTTAACCAGCGCCGTCTGGAATCGCTGCCCGTTGAACAGCGCCGCATCGGCATGCTGTTTCAGGACGCCCTGCTGTTCCCGCATCTCGACGTGGGGCAAAACCTGCTGATGGCGGCCCCGGCCAACATCAAGGGGCGCTCGCAGCGGCAGCGGCTTGTCGCAGAGGTGCTGAAAAATGCAGGGCTGGCAAACTATGAACGCAGAGATCCTGCGACGCTTTCCGGCGGCGAGCGCGCGCGAATCAGCGTGCTCCGCGCCCTGGTTGCCGAGCCTGAAGCCTTACTGCTGGATGAGCCATTTTCCAGGCTGGATCTGCCGCTACGCCAAAATTTCCGGGAATTTGTCTGGCAAAAAACCCACCAGCTCGGGCTGCCGGTGGTCATGGTAACCCACGATGAACAGGATATTCCCGCTGGCAGCCAGGTTATTTGGCTTTAG
- a CDS encoding pyrimidine (deoxy)nucleoside triphosphate diphosphatase gives MLKNLDVVAAIIEREGKILLARRPEEGDQPGLWEFPGGKVEAGETQPEALARELREELGITAQIGGYVASHRREVSARMINLHAWHVATFQGELTAHCHSELAWCEPPEAFGYALAPADIPLLEAFMASRDARPAD, from the coding sequence ATGCTAAAAAACCTTGATGTTGTCGCGGCTATTATCGAGCGTGAAGGAAAAATTTTGCTGGCCCGCCGCCCGGAAGAAGGCGATCAGCCCGGCCTGTGGGAGTTTCCCGGTGGGAAAGTGGAAGCGGGAGAAACGCAGCCGGAAGCGCTGGCGCGAGAGTTACGGGAAGAACTGGGGATTACGGCGCAAATCGGCGGCTACGTTGCCAGCCATCGGCGCGAGGTTTCCGCCAGGATGATTAATTTGCACGCCTGGCACGTCGCAACATTTCAAGGCGAGTTAACCGCCCATTGTCACAGCGAGCTGGCGTGGTGCGAGCCGCCGGAAGCGTTTGGCTATGCCCTCGCCCCGGCGGATATCCCGCTGCTTGAAGCGTTTATGGCTTCACGCGACGCCAGACCAGCGGATTAG
- a CDS encoding YnjH family protein yields MPVKSLLAAAAAMLMMSLPAMAVQHRQPDVDVVVPPEVFTNSNQPQTPPCNQCCIYENKNYSEGAVVKSEGILLQCQRDEKVLGTNPLVWRRVKP; encoded by the coding sequence ATGCCAGTAAAAAGCCTGCTCGCCGCCGCCGCCGCGATGCTAATGATGAGTCTGCCGGCGATGGCGGTTCAGCACCGTCAGCCTGACGTTGACGTGGTGGTGCCGCCGGAAGTGTTTACCAACAGCAATCAGCCGCAGACGCCGCCCTGCAACCAGTGCTGTATTTATGAGAATAAAAACTACTCGGAAGGGGCGGTAGTGAAAAGCGAAGGTATTCTGCTGCAGTGCCAGCGCGATGAAAAAGTCTTAGGGACTAATCCGCTGGTCTGGCGTCGCGTGAAGCCATAA
- a CDS encoding ABC transporter substrate-binding protein: MRALMFALSLVGFSAVSQAQSWQEIRQQANGQTVYFNAWGGDPAVNAYLAWVSQEVKNHYGVTLKLVKLADAADAVRRIQNEAAAGRKNGGSVDLLWVNGENFSVLKQVGLLSESWAESLPNWRYVDLNKPVREDFSVPVNGAEAPWGSAQLMFIGDKQRTPEFPQNAQQLLEFARANPGKLSYPRPPDFTGTAFLEQLLIVLTERPEALKIAPNPASFEQVTAPLWRYLDQLQPYLWQKGKAFPPTPARMDRMLADGELLVSMTFNPAHVDNLIARRQLPASAVSFGFREGMLGNVHFVAIPANSSAKAGAQVVANFLISPAAQIRKADPAVWGDASVLNGDALPQRQKVQLQELMPKSQRPVPFLAEPHAAWVTAIEQAWLQRYGSR, from the coding sequence ATGCGGGCGCTGATGTTTGCCCTGTCACTGGTCGGCTTTAGCGCCGTCTCACAAGCCCAAAGCTGGCAGGAGATTCGCCAGCAGGCGAACGGCCAGACGGTTTACTTCAACGCCTGGGGCGGCGATCCAGCCGTCAACGCATACCTTGCCTGGGTCAGCCAGGAGGTAAAAAACCACTACGGCGTGACGCTCAAGCTTGTGAAGCTGGCGGACGCAGCCGATGCGGTCAGGCGTATTCAAAACGAAGCGGCGGCGGGCAGAAAAAATGGCGGCTCCGTAGACCTGCTTTGGGTCAACGGCGAAAACTTTAGCGTGCTCAAGCAGGTGGGTTTACTCAGCGAAAGTTGGGCCGAAAGCCTGCCAAACTGGCGGTATGTCGACCTTAATAAACCGGTGCGCGAGGATTTTTCGGTGCCGGTTAACGGCGCGGAAGCGCCCTGGGGGAGCGCGCAGCTGATGTTTATCGGCGATAAGCAACGCACGCCCGAGTTCCCGCAGAATGCACAGCAGCTACTGGAGTTCGCCAGGGCTAATCCCGGCAAGCTCAGCTACCCGCGCCCGCCGGATTTTACCGGCACGGCGTTTCTGGAGCAGTTGCTGATTGTGCTGACCGAACGGCCGGAGGCGTTGAAAATCGCGCCTAACCCGGCGAGCTTTGAACAGGTTACCGCCCCGCTCTGGCGCTATCTCGACCAGCTGCAGCCTTACCTTTGGCAGAAAGGAAAAGCCTTCCCGCCGACGCCAGCGAGAATGGATCGCATGCTGGCCGACGGCGAGCTGTTAGTTTCCATGACGTTCAATCCGGCGCACGTGGACAATCTGATTGCCCGCCGCCAGCTTCCTGCGTCGGCAGTCTCCTTTGGCTTCCGGGAAGGTATGCTGGGTAACGTGCATTTTGTGGCTATCCCGGCGAACAGCAGCGCCAAAGCCGGTGCGCAGGTGGTAGCCAACTTCCTGATATCCCCGGCAGCGCAAATTCGCAAAGCTGACCCGGCGGTATGGGGAGATGCAAGCGTGCTGAACGGCGATGCGCTGCCCCAGCGTCAAAAAGTACAGCTGCAGGAACTGATGCCCAAAAGTCAGCGCCCGGTACCCTTCCTTGCCGAACCGCACGCCGCCTGGGTCACCGCCATTGAACAAGCCTGGCTGCAACGCTACGGATCCCGATGA